The Brassica napus cultivar Da-Ae chromosome A5 unlocalized genomic scaffold, Da-Ae chrA05_Random_3, whole genome shotgun sequence genome segment TCCCTCACGTTCTTCACCCGTTCCAATCAGGGTCTTCGTAAAACGGTCCTGCAATACACACAAAGTATCAGTAAATATAGCTATGCATCCTGTTTGTTTAAGTAAACACGACACTGAGATCAATGTGCAGTTGAAATCAGGAACAAATAACACATCAGTCAAGTAATAGTCACGACTGAGTTTAATAGTGCCCTTCTTCTGTGCTTTAGAATATCGTCCATCAGGAAATCGGATTGACGATGGTAGTATGTCAACAACATCGATTAGAAGAGACAGGTTTCCTGTCATATGATGCGAAGCACCTGTGTCAATGATCACATCACTAAATATAGGTTTACCAGCTAGTTTCTCAGTAGAGATGCTAGAAGTttgctgagaagattgaaggAGATGAATGATTTGTGAGATCTGGTCGTTGTTGAGATTGTTTAGTGGTGCAGACGTTGCATTGTTGGTCACAGCTCGGGTATGATTAGTACGACCACGACCACGACCTCTGTTTCCAGTATTAGAGAACCGGCCTCCACGTCCTCGTTGGCCAGAAACATTTGCTCCAGTAGTCTTTTGTAGTTCATACCACCACTCAGGATATCCGTGAAGAAGAAAACATTCAGTCTGGTCATGACCTGTTCGAGAACAATGAGTGCAGAGTCTGTTTGGATCACGGCTTCGGGGAGCTACTGCAGTTGATGATGAGTCCTGTTTCGGTGTCTCAGAATGGACAGAGAATCCAATAGCGTCATTCTTAACTTCTGTAGTACGAGCGGAGTTGTTGTGTTGCTCTTCCCGAATTATGCGTGAATAAACATTGTTCATATCAGGTAGAGGATCTTCATCAATAATCTGAGATCGTATAGTTCGAAAACGAGATTCATCGAGTCCAAAGAGGAATTTGTGAACCCGAATCTCTTCTCGTTCTTTTTCAATATCTGGTGCAGCTTCGCAGGTACACGCACGAGTTGTCGCAAGATTGTCAAGCTCTTCCCAAAGTTTGGTAAGCCGACCATAATAGTCTATAACAGATTGGCCATTCTGTTGACATGAACCAATTGCATCGCGTAACTGATGAATCCGAACTCCATTGCGGACAGAGAAGCGACGTTGTAGAGTCTCCCAGAGTTTATGAGCATCCGGAACAAAGGTTACTGTCGAGCGTATTTTAGGATCAATGGAAGTTCGTATCCAACCAACGAGCATAGAGTTCGTTGCAAGCCATCGAGAGAGGTCAGGTTCAGTCGTTGGTTTGAGTATTGAACCATTGAGAAATCCAAGCTTCCGTTTGGCTTGAATTGAGTTAGAAAGTTCAGTGGCCCATTCTGTATAGTTATCACCGCGAAGCAAGACGGAAGTGATGAGAGCTCCAGGGTTATCAGATGGATGAAGGTAGTAcggagaggaattagagagttCTGTAGTAGTAATCGCCGGAGCTGGCGTAGAAGATAAAGTAGAAGTAGTATCCGCCATATTCCTTTAGAAACACGGCaagaaaaaaacgtttttaggTCAAAGAATCtttctgctctgataccatataacgGAATGAATGTAGAAGTAAATAGTTTGTGTGTCATTATGTACGGCCAATAGGCTCCTTATATACAAGGTTGAGAGATCCTAATCTCATAAGGAGATAGAGTAAATACATCATTATCTAGACATTAATAGGATTTATCTAAATCTCCTAGTAGTTATCATATTAGTTCATGAAATGACAAGATATGATTTACGTTAACATCATGCATATgcatgataatattttttgtcaCCCTATGATCTCGAATTTTAAATGTCTTCcgaaatattttaatcatatcaaAACGTTTTCTCATATTTTACTTTGCATATACTTTTCCCTTCTTCAGAAAATGTCGTAATACGAACTAGATCCATAAACCGTAGGTATAATATTGAATTATGATCAATCTTTTTATATAGGTTCCAGGGTATATTGCCGCTCAAGTTCTCGGATCAACCTTAGCGATAGAATCTCTTCGGCTCTTGTTCAATCTGAACAACAATGGTTGTAGCCTCAAAGGCGCTATTTATGTGGGAACACACCCGTCAAGTTCTAACACAGCGTCGTTCGTAGTGGAATTCATCGCTACTTTCAACTTGTTGTTTGTTATTTCGGCTGTAGCTACTGATAAAAGAGCCAACAGATCATTTGCAGGTCTTGCAATTGGTGCAACTGTAGTACTCGACATCTTGTTCGGCGGGTACGTATATCGAAAaccattataatatatattacaaagtTATTATGAATGTTATAACAAAATGTGCaagaaaattatttgttaatCGATTAGGCCAATTTCGGGAGCATCAATGAATCCAGCAAGAAGCTTGGCCCCTGCATATATATGGGGATGTTATAAGGATTTATGGATATACATAGTTGCACCTGTTGTCGGAGCATTGACAGGTGCATGGACTTATAATATGTTACGGTCTACAAATAAATCATTTGGTGAGATAATACGTCCAAATTGCAATAAAGAAGCATCTCTAGAGGAATTTTGTGTTCTTCAAATGGTTGATCCGAATAACCGGAAAATTTTCATACTTTCATCTCCCATTGATATTAATGACACATGCAATATCACATGCAAGTTGGCGTGAAAGACAGATGTGTTGCAACAATAATTGAATAATATTTGATTGGTCATCGTGATTGTTGTCTTTTTGTTGTGTTTGGTGTCTATTTGAGGTTTTCATTTCGCGCGTTGATGTATTTGTGTGTATTGAACTAGTtgtttatgttatatattttctaatgtGGATCTGGAGATttgcttcttttatttttggtgaACTCCTACGGGAACTCTTAGAGCATCCACAACGCAGGGTTTATGCGAATCCTTAACTGCAGCATgtgaataaaaaattaataaaaaagtgTGATACTGAGAAGGAGCAGTCCGTAGAGAAGGGGTTAACGGATCGAATCCGTAGGGACGTGGCAGCTTCGTATTGGACCGGTCGAAGGGTAAACGTGCATTcagaaacaaaaatgaaatcatttgcgaagaagagaaagaaaaaaaaaagacgacgGTTTATGCGATTCGATCACCTCGAGCCATCAAGGTAAATCGAAGTCTTTCTACAACGGATTTGTGATATTTAttgggtttcttcttctttatgttcTTGTGTAGTGATTGGCTGTGGGATTTGAAACGATTTGTGAATTTTTTCGTTTGTAATTAGGGTTTCGGTTTCACTGGAATTGGAGATTTTTGGGTTCTTGTCGATCTATTTCGGTATatcttcttctatttttttgaaatCGAATTGGGTTCAATGGATACGGTCCTAAACGATTTGGGGGTAAACGATTTGGGGTAAAAGGGATTAGGGTTTCAATCGATATGGGTTTCAATCGATTAGGAGGCTTTGATTATCTTTTTCTCTTACATAATCTGCGATTAGGACCGCGTGATTATCTTCTTGTTTGTAAAAGTGGCTCTGTGAAATCCCAAATGGGGTCCTtaagaatttcttttttttttctttttgctttctataaaaaaaaaaaatcaatcgcAGACCGTCACGTATCGGTAGGACTCACAAACATTGCAAAAACTCCCCAAAAACTAATCCTTATTTAGTGATTTTGGAGActggttttaaaaatttttgtGGGATCCACGCGTCAATGAGAcccatatttaattcatatagtacttctattttaatataatacataatataattaaaatatatataaaatagaatagaattttattttataataaattttagttaacattgaattataaagttatactagatttccacccgcacaaccgtgcgggtatatattttcacatttatatatattgatatttgttttacataattattatatattttaatgttactcacatatttaaatgtttgtataattatgccaaatataataattttatagttttcatctgtaaattaaaatcatcacatatatgttgcatattatatatttgtcctattgaatttgcgtttgattactaaactaaattttttaatgcgtgaaataacatatatgaaaacaattttgtatttaatttatcataatcatgatccgtaattcaaatcgctatatttttttagtaagtttttaatgtttattaatttatataataaattactgaatattaaaaagtttgagataatttaaatttttatacatgtattatatagtttactaatattaacccgttctaccaacatattatatttttagcataaatattttatatttataaaaataaaatatgttagcttatcaatttaaaataattttatcatattttgttcaatataacgtttttattttaaaatgatagatattattataaaattgataaaatatgatataattttattcttttagtaaaatttcattattaattacaaaattagttgaaactatttatattcaatttatgacaattaagatcttattataatctttttcaagagatttgttagaattttaaaaaaaaattaaaaaaattaaaagatataaaagatattatgattaaaatagttaaaaatattatatatattagcattagtgatatacatttaatagaaaatttaaatgatggtccaaataaaaatatcactcatcaaaaaatcatgatttttattttattagaaaaaatatatgaaaaaattaaaatagaaataaatatttatttctaacaaaatttttaaaaattattagtaaatgtattttgaaattaataaatttcattttatttaaattttcgtttataaaccaaaactatattaaattttaatttctaattatattttatgataatttaaagtaaaactaactaattttcgaaagtaaatttaaaaagattctaagaagattttaaaaagattttgttagaacattttaaatatattcatttgtatttcaaataaaaagataaagatattaaaaaatataataatgaatttatgtaaaatatgatattttttagtaatggtccaaactaaaaaaatcacacatgaaaagaagtcatgacttctgttttaatatattagattagtatttacgaaattaattaagtgttattttataaaaatatttagaaggttggtaagattttattagattctttctcaacaaaatttgttatatttaaaaataaatttatatttatgtttgttttattattaatgtaaataatgaaatatgtaaattttttagaTGGTCCTAGTATGACTTGTTAACagtagataaaaaaatagaactttattttaatagattagatatttcATATAATTCATAAAGATGAATTGTTTTCCCCTTtacacaatttaaaagtatTCAATTCCGTTAGTATCTCTACCTTTTATGATTAATTCTTATTTTATTCACATTCTCACTCTTGTAAACCCATCCTTCATTTCTTTTAAACaccaattttaataaaattagatA includes the following:
- the LOC106455052 gene encoding aquaporin NIP3-1-like is translated as MANITGQTQIANLDIEDGRSGGGSRSQDSPRPPIFISFVQKLFGEFVGTFSLVFAGCSAIVVNDTYGKPVTLPGIALTWGLTVMVMTYSIGHISGAHFNPAITIALASSRKFPLKQVPGYIAAQVLGSTLAIESLRLLFNLNNNGCSLKGAIYVGTHPSSSNTASFVVEFIATFNLLFVISAVATDKRANRSFAGLAIGATVVLDILFGGPISGASMNPARSLAPAYIWGCYKDLWIYIVAPVVGALTGAWTYNMLRSTNKSFGEIIRPNCNKEASLEEFCVLQMVDPNNRKIFILSSPIDINDTCNITCKLA